The following proteins are co-located in the Candidatus Methanogranum gryphiswaldense genome:
- a CDS encoding cation diffusion facilitator family transporter, translating into MSVEMSPAARENYSFQRVVVVVGVSLMAIKFLAYMLTSSVAILTDAMESIVNVVAGFIGLYALYLSAQPPDKSHPYGHGRVETISAYAEGTLITVAGALIIMEAIKNFLDPEPLSDLDIGLVLIIFAAAVNFITGRIAIRKGKKNRSPALEASGKHLCTDTYSSIGIIVGLSAVYVGMLFGVDIWWMDPLLALIFGALIIITGVRVIKTSLDCIMDRADEEVLSEVVDCLNEHRSDKWIDIHSLRVIKYGSSMHMDCHVTLPASMTIAEEDEEKKALMEAIWSKFGNSVDLTLSPEPCGGFNCRHCRNDCSERKEDFLHSIEWNVTNLIQGKQHFCGANVHIDKEIRK; encoded by the coding sequence ATGTCAGTTGAAATGAGCCCGGCTGCACGTGAGAACTACAGTTTTCAAAGAGTGGTAGTCGTAGTGGGCGTTTCGCTCATGGCGATCAAGTTCTTGGCTTATATGCTGACATCGTCCGTTGCGATATTGACGGATGCGATGGAAAGCATCGTGAACGTGGTGGCAGGATTCATCGGGCTTTATGCTTTGTACCTATCCGCACAACCTCCCGATAAGTCCCACCCGTATGGTCATGGCAGAGTGGAGACGATATCCGCATATGCGGAAGGCACCCTCATAACGGTAGCCGGTGCGCTGATCATCATGGAAGCGATAAAGAATTTCCTAGATCCTGAACCACTATCAGATCTGGATATCGGTCTTGTGCTCATCATATTCGCAGCTGCAGTTAATTTTATAACAGGCAGAATAGCTATAAGAAAGGGCAAAAAGAATCGCTCTCCTGCATTGGAAGCAAGTGGCAAACATCTATGCACTGACACATACTCATCAATTGGTATCATAGTCGGGCTATCAGCGGTATATGTCGGGATGTTATTCGGCGTGGATATCTGGTGGATGGACCCGCTTTTGGCCTTGATCTTCGGGGCACTGATAATAATAACTGGTGTCCGCGTCATAAAGACAAGTTTGGATTGCATTATGGACAGGGCGGATGAGGAGGTCCTTTCAGAAGTAGTGGACTGTCTTAACGAACACAGAAGTGACAAATGGATAGATATCCATAGTCTTAGAGTGATAAAGTATGGTAGTTCGATGCATATGGACTGTCATGTCACCCTTCCTGCTTCTATGACAATAGCCGAGGAAGATGAGGAAAAAAAGGCACTCATGGAAGCCATATGGTCAAAATTCGGTAATTCAGTAGACTTGACCCTTTCTCCAGAACCTTGTGGTGGCTTCAATTGTCGTCATTGCAGAAATGATTGCTCTGAAAGAAAAGAGGATTTTTTGCATTCGATAGAATGGAATGTAACAAATCTGATTCAGGGGAAACAGCATTTTTGTGGCGCGAACGTCCATATAGACAAAGAAATAAGGAAATGA